TTATTGGTTcaaacccaaaatcattttaaaaatatccttgtcagttttcaTTGTGGTttcaggcctgacacttcattgaattgaattgaattgaattgaagcaacgaaggcgattgcctccatgccccctagtcattgccttgaaatgctacagtagcccttgaaatgctacagtagcccttgaaatgccacagtagaaatttgcaatttcctaATATGGTGTTCTtgaccaaggagaaaatgcattggtgtccttggcctttcaaaaacgaagcaagtAGGCCTAGTGGTTTATCATTGacatctgaagaagaaaaaattattcCACTTCTGCCGCTTCCAAGGTTATACCTTAAACTTTGGGTGTGAGCCCTGGCTACATGGtagttaatggttgtatggcaaccctgaacaaagatattgacaaaatagggagactgccaacatagggctagatagctcagttggcagagTGCAGGCactttaatctggaggttgttggttctaATCCTGCTCCATAGTcactttgtctttgttcaaccccaaatgaGTTAAATAGttttaacaaattattgttAAATTGCTAGGCCTATATATTTTATCATTTACGACTCTTAGAAAACTACATACGTATACTTCATTTTTGTGAAAGGTTTTTAGTGAAGTTTAAATAAAGTTATCCCATTACTGCCATGCCATATCGAAAACagtgtgtgatccctggctaataTGGCAGTAATGAGTTGTACGACTTCTAACTGGCATCTGCCCTAAAAACAAGAAGATACTTACAGAAAAGGGAAACTGGCAACATATGGCTCAATTTATTTAGTTGGTAGACCAGTGGTAATGTTTGTAAACTCAGTGGTCAAGGTTCAATTTCCGCTCTAgtaaaatttgtctttgttcactcCCATAATAAGTTTCTTTAATTCTGAATATTCGTTTTCAGGACCGTGAGGCCGCTAAGGAGCTTCATCAAAAGGGTGGTCTTCCCTTCTATGAGGTGTACGTCAGTACGACTCTGGAGGTGTGCGAGGCACGAGATGTCAAGGGACTCTACAAGAAGGCGAGGGCTGGCATCATCAAGGGTAAGTCAGGGCTGGAagttggagggggggggaacCAAAACTTTTACTGGACTCAAAAATTTGTTACAATACAGGTTTAAAAGGAGTAAAAGCACTATCTAACAGGCctgcatgcttcgtttttgaaagggcaagggcaccaatgcattttctccttgctGAAGGGCATTCTATGAggaaggcgctttaacatacagtttattcctgcaaggtatgtgcgACTACATTTGTaacaatttgacctttgaccccttgAACAGGTTTCACCGGTATTGACCAGGAATACCAGATTCCCCAGAGTCCAGACGTCAATCTCAACGCAGGCAGGGACAGCGTGGACCAGTGTGTAGAGAAGCTCATCAAGTTTCTACGTGAAGAGGTGAGGGACTCTGGGCACCAGACTGAGTTCAAGGCAGTGCTTATTcgtttcacccccccccccccaaaagatttcatgcctgaagcctttcttagATTCACACTTTTTGTGACAAATTGCCtcttttctctaaaactacatttcttcaaaGGGTGTCATTTCTAACactgttttttatataaacggctctccagtgctctttaccaagaatgttattttttttaatggtgaTTTTCATTATGTTGACAAATTTGTACCCTCCTGTTAACAAAGTATTTTgttgttaattattttttttttgtgaaacagGGAATCATTCCAGAGTCTGCTGTCGACAGCGTCAAGGAGCTGTTCGTCCCAGAGGAAGCCCAAGAAGCTGCCAAGAAGGAAGCCGAAACCTTGGACAACGTGGAGATCAACAAGGTGAGAGATGGTTAAGCTGGTTCGACGGCCATCGTGGCCAGTGTGTTATTCTAGGCCTGGCGTGTCATTGGCGAGCAGTCAAGCGCATTGGACTCATGCTCTTGTGTTTGtgatcagcagtgtgtgggtttttAGTCCCAGTCGCGACATGGTGTGTTGCTGAGTGTgctacagcaccttgtaagctattacaaggtgctacatcaATGAGTCTTATAATTGAaaacatagctctgcttaccctTGTCTCCAGTCAGTACAGAATGCTGCAGCATGTCTCCTAACTGGTACTAGAAAGTTCAATCACATCCCCCCCCCATACTCTATAAACTACACTGGCTACCtgtcaatcaattcaattcaaaataatcCTACTCACATTCAACCCTACATACACGATCTCTTGACACCCCGTACAACTAGACCAGGTCTAAGATCTATCAGCAATACGCTCCATGTTCCTCGAACTCGCCTCGCCAGTTACGGGGACAGGGCTTactccaaccatggaggaaggaatagaaggagctcgaacgaagggacatcaaaagtcgaacctgcggtaccggggtcgtttaacaacacctcgtaatcaccaacataccttatacagacaatgggcgacctggagtatgtgagtttgcgcgtgcgcacttggttcttcactcaaccatggtgtcgtatgtcgtatggatataatacagaaaaaaacaacttttttgagacctgataaaaattgtgtactcttgtgctcaccaaatccaacacaattgaataccaaccaccctcgtgtgctaatacccaaattttgaaccaccgctagtgaccggaaagtaaaaaaaaataaaaaaatatgccatgatgtttcagtgaaacaccacaaatgcTAAATGGaaacgtgtgtattcacaattcttgtctccaatgattcaactttacacaaaggcaacggtgcagagcggcggtaccgcatgttctgtacaaagaaatctaatcctgctcgttaatcggccgtccagctggaggtctcctatctttttccactggttagacgggggcattgtcagggtattcttttgttactctgcggttttgcgggtcgttcgagctccttctattccttccttcATGCTCCAACATAGCACCCagactctggaactcacttTCGGAATACCTCGGACAAATCCACAATATCCCTCTCTTTcagcagaaactcaaaacacacttgttcttgcttgctttccaacatcttggCAAAACTTGACCGGGGCCTTtgaatgttttcctttttcagtaaagtgtgccttataaatgctgtagtttattattattattattatttaccctgtttaaaaacaaaaattatcgcTTGATGTGCCCCATGGGGTGAAATGAAGTGCTGTATTATAAGAACCAAGGAGTaataataaaactgtttttggGGGGAATTGTTGGGAGATAATCCGTCTCAAGACCTATcaactgggcacaatttcataaagcctgtaagcacgaacatttgcttagcatgaaatttcttccttgatataaacaggattaccaaccaaatttccatttgttgcatattgcttgttactggtattcagctggtgttcgcttatcctaaaaatcacgtggaaatttgtatggtaattctgtttttatcaaggaagaaatttcatgcttagcacatTTTCGTGGTTACAGGGTTTTTGAAATCGGGCCCTGCTGCTTTAAAGAATGACGAAGTATTTGGATCAAATTTTTATCATTGTTCCGGTATCTTCTCTGTTTTTTTCCTATCCTATCACCATTGTCTCTATTCACTCACCACAACCACTCAATCCATTGGCATGTTTGTTTGATGATTACTGATTACTGGACAAGGTCCGCACTCAAACACTGAAAAAGCCTTTTCTGTGAACAGAGGATGTACCACACCTGAACGTACCAGgatatttattttacttgtggCCCTACTGGTCGATAAAATCTGGACTGACAGAGTCTCGTAAACATGACAGGTTTGACTACAACTTGACGCAGTTTATGGTGGGCGCTGACTAATGAAAGATCATACACTGCTGTGAAAAGactgaagcctggttcatacttcctgtatgtggtacaaattttgacgtcacaaatccgcaatgaataatttgcaacagttgaaatgtgctcaactcctgcgaaacattcgctgcgataATGGCAAAGTGATGTCAACATTTGCTTCACGTCTATCAAATGCAGCATTTGGGGATCATCATCGTGTGACTAAAACAAGTGTTTACATTAGTTTCATGATCATAGGTGGGCacaaatgattattttttttacaagtaactgGAAGCTAAAGTTAAATTCTCgggttttcttctttttattgtTGAATTGATTTACTTTCATATTTGTACGATCATAAACAACCTTAACGAAACGAAATCTCTCCCACGTTAATCTCCAAAGTGGTTGGGGCCACAATGTGCCAGAAGTCTGAATAGGTGTAACACTTGTACAGTCTTTAAAATCCGTAAAATCTTAGCTGCTATAAAATAAACTCGCGAAAACATATTGAATACAGCTGTgtgagcctttttgagatatggcggacacaatgctacaacactacaAGGTTTGGATAAACTGCGCACACCTAAACCAAACAGAACACTCATAtcacgtccaccatacctcaaaaaggctgaTAGAGATGCCATTTACAAATGCCATTCCTTacattattattcttattattagtattattattttattcgccaaaacagaacaaaacaaattacattgaCAACATTATACCCCAagatgggcaagggacaacaaaagcaaatacatactatgatccgtagatctgttgccccacatctgaggtacacaataaaattaatatagatttaacataatatagtacacaaagcaagaataaaagcagaaaattaaaaaccaaaagaaaaTGATAAACATATattaagaataaaaataaattgaattaaattaaaaataaataaataagtaaaaataacagaTGAGGTAAGGATAAACAATAAAGATGTGTCAGAACAAAGTATGAGGCATAAAACATACCAGCATATTTTGGTACTTAATATTTCAAGATGACCTGCAAAAAAACCCAAGTTCCTATTTACTGAATGCATCCGGCCTCATTAGACATGGTTAGATGCACAGTTACAGGATTCGgctactttttcaaaatatccacagatttacattaaactttagggtttgaagataatgatagtgcaAAGCTTCCCTccaaatattactagctgaggttgtgtagtttttgagaaatgggtaaaacaagtcacaaaaaatttgtcgtctcatgagacaaaaattattttagcatgttaaatgccattaaccagttatgatattataccaaaactatagcataactggtttatacgtttttacatgctaaaactgagacaaaaattatttgttttactaatttcgtaaaaattacagcacctcagtttcaagggaagctttctactatcataatcttcaaactgtgtaagtttaatgtaaatctgtgatcattgtgttttttgttaggaaaaattACATAGactctttaaagggtctatgtatttttttgtaggacaaaaaaacacaatgtccacagaattacactaaacttacacagtttgaagataatgatagtaaaaagcttccctggaaatatttcttgctgaggtgctgtagtttttcagaaatgagtaaaacagtgtcatgaaaatagttttcgtctcagaaCACCCCAGAtcgcagagtagggctttttaaaaccaaagataaaaaaATGTTAGTAGGCTTTGCtctcgcaagctttcatgctttgcactcacagtttagtttttttttcaacatcccTGAACTGCTGTTCGGTATTTCTGGCTCTAATTTAATACCCAGTCACCAGTTACCAATGTTATATTACTACCCCgcagtgttttttgtttaaagtggAATTCTTTAGGAAAAGTGAACCCCGATCAACATTGGAAGAGCGGTAAAGCCAAGGGCGAGCAGTTCAACATtaatattcatgtttagatTTGGGGCCATCaatgctgaagtgcaatctggagGAATTCTGTGCTGGACAGCACAGTGTTTTTTGCTCAAAGTGCAGAGCaaaatttgttagttctggataggcccgcccagcactgcCCACCGTAGCTACATCactaaccttgacagcccctgttcAACTTGTATTTCTTGTGTCAATGTGTAAAGATtcagaataaataataaaaaaattcaataaGACTACCCCGGACCACTGTATTAACTCTGAAGTGTAGTATTTAAAGAAGGTTAATGATTCCGAGTCTATGTTGATTATGTTTCTAGGTGGACATGCAGTGGGTCCAAGTTCTAGCTGAGGGCTGGGCCTCGCCTATGACTGGATTCATGCGAGAGAGAGAGTTTCTACAGTGTCAGCATTTCAACTGCATCCTTGACGGTAAGAAGATCCCTTGTCTTAAAGATTTCTGGGAATGAAAATAAGAAAAGGGCCAGTGGTCGATTTGACAAATTTATTAAGTTAGTAACTCATCTTAAGGGAGTagctttaagtttttaatatctcctaggactagagGACTAGTCcacaatctttgtgaaatcggcccaaggtcccaatttcgtagagttgcttaaaggcagtggacactattggtaattactcaaaaaaattattagcataaaacctttcttggtgacgagtaatggggagaggttgatggtataaaacattgtgagaaacgactccctctgaagtgccatagttcttgagaaagaagtaattttccacgaatttgattttgagacctcagatttagaacttgaggtcttgaaatcaaccgtctaaacgcacacaactttgtgtgacaagggtgttttttctttcattatcatctcgcaagttcgatgaccgattgagctcaaattttcacaggtcagttattttatgcatatgttgagatacaccaactgtgaaggctagtctttgacagttacattaccaatagtgtccactgcctttaagcacaaaaagtagctgagcACAACAGAATTTACTTCCAGCCAAATTACCCCATGtcatatgtacaatttgtgactggttttatgctcatatctgctaagcagacaattgttaagtaatatttttgcaaaagcggctctatgaaactgggtcctGAATTGAATTGAGGATGGTTACGGTGATTCCACTTCAGGCATTTACACTTAAGGTTGGTGGAAGTGTATTTTGTGATGTGATCGAGCTAAATAAGTTGTTTGTCTGAAATACCATTGTGGAGAACCAAGGCGAAACAAAAAATAGACGATTTAAATGCCAAAATTCAGTTTTTTGTAAATGTCTGAACTTCTTCTCATAGGCGGTGCGATCAACCAATCAGTGCCGATCGTTCTGTCCATCTCTACGGAAGACAAGGACCGACTCGCTGACAAGAATGCCTTCTCGCTGTCTTACGAGGGTCAGCGCGTGGCTATATTACGTTCTCCGGAGTTCTACGCTCATCATAAGGAGGAGAGATGCTGCCGTCAGTGGGGGACTAGTAATCCTGGCCATCCGTACATCAAGGTATgtcttattaattttggtttttacccatacaccgatgtgtgttagcactgtatactcagtactttcccgagtcctgtgaaaaaatcacagcgatttactcgggtgggattagaacattgcaagggtcgtgggttcttatgtcgttgcggtacccgctgccaaaacataggattcgaactgcctctagctacctggcAACCACGGTagtctagttagtaagacactgctctagaactgcaagggttgtgggtttgaatcccaccggagtaaaatgcctttgatattttttcacaggatttaggaaagtaccgagtattcagtgctaacacacatcggtgtatgggtaaaaaccaatattCTGTAAATTCAACATGTAAATTCAACATCTCTTAAGGTATGTCTTGACATCTTGGAATAAGGTTGCCGGCCTGATAGTTCATTCTAAACTCTTTGAGTGCCACGTTTGCATATGTTCAATCTATTTTATGTATTCTGAAAGCGCCTCTATTGTACAACTTTTGTTTTATGTACTCGCAAAAAGCTGTTAATCGtatcaaacatgtacatgtatgacctaTAGTATGTTCTTATAATTACGAGAGGGCATTATcaattaagattttttttttttctttttacagaatttcaaaacctcaaaaagcTTGGAATTTTAAGTTAAAAATGCGAAAAAGTGGCTACTACAAGAGTTGAACGAGTTGACATTGTTTGCGGGCACACAAATGAGTTTGGTATGGAGGCTTTGGATTATAACCTCAATATACCCTAATCAGAAAACACCCATCGCACATGCATGCGCATCTcctgtcagccattttgtgtgtcaaaacgTGCACAAAAGGATGCAACACGTGTTTACGTAACTCTGAACAATGTACGTCTACCATTTCTGCCTTTTTGGGGAGTCCATTCCATTTGTGCATATTTTTATGTACTGACAGGCGGACAGGAGACACCAGTGTATGTGGGCTGCGCATTGTGAATAAGACCTATTGCACGTGTTTCAGGACTCTTTACTTACAGTAACTATATGTCTCTGCAATCTGAGACGGCATCTCCAGGTTTCTTGAGGAGACATTTTGTCTTGAAGATGAATAATCATTTTAACCATATCTCAATCTCAGATGGTAATGGAAAGTGGTGACTGGCTCGTTGGAGGAGATCTAGAAGTTCTGGATCATATACGCTGGAACGACGGGCTCGATGAGTACCGTCTAACACCCAATCAGCTGCGGGATAAGTTCCGTAAACTCGGCGCCGATGCGGTCTTTGCGTTCCAGCTGCGTAATCCCGTGCACAATGGCCACGCCCTGCTGATGAATGACACTAAGAGACGTCTGAAGGAACGTGGATACAAGAAACCTACTCTGCTGCTTCACCCTCTAGGTAAGGTCCTCCGACAAACTCTCAACGAGAGGGGTTTTTCCCCACTTCATGATCTTTTTAAAAGTTGCATTGGTTTAAAAGCACCAGTGTCAATGAATATTTACTTTTTCAACCAGGAGAAATTAGACTTCTATCTATTCAAGATGGCGTCGTTATATGGCAACACGGTTTGCAGGCTCTCTTTGGTTCTGAAGTGGAAAAAgtgcaatgttttaaatttcttGGTTAACATTTATCATCAGATTTGAAATGGGGATGTAATGCCGATACTGTTGTTAAGAAAGGTCagcaaagattatttttcttgagacaGCTGAGAAGCTTCCATGTCAGTCAGGCACATCTATTGAAGTTCTACCGAGCGGTGATAGGGGCTAAGTTTAGGCCTAAAATACAGGGGGTTATCTACAGTAATGTGTTTCCCTCTGACATATTATCAAATAAACTAACTCATAAATGGCTTATAAGTGTCACATTAAATCAATTCTTTGATTGGAATcgctgattattattatttcctcTCTTTTAGGTGGTTGGACCAAACAAGATGACGTGCCTCTTCCAGTTCGTATGAAGCAACATCACTCTATCCTAAGCGAGGGTGTTCTAGATCCAGAGAGCACCGTACTAGCAATCTTCCCGTCTCCTATGATGTATGCAGGACCAACAGAGGTGAGCAACAATGTTTGGGTCTTGTTCCCTGACTGTTTTGCTGTTTGCTGATGAGATATGTTTTGTGCTTGTTGTGTTGAGCAATCAGTACTCGGTTTATTTAagacaaattttttttatgaggttTGGAATTAGGGTGTATAAGTTGAGGTGACCAAGCCTGACACTGAATGGATAATTTTGtcatcattgccttggtgccccatgaCATGTTccagtatcaggcctgatacagTACTTcacacagaggcaattgcctcattgcctctggtctttgccttggtacCCTTTGAAAAGTTCAAATGGTCGGGTTGGCATAGTGGTATATTTCCGTGCTTCCATCTCTGGAAAGTATCAGGCCAGGCTTAGGTTATTTTATACAGAAAGACTTCTCCTCCTGACTGACTCTGTTTGTATACCACTCGTTGGTATCACACTGCTGTagatgcaaaggtcgtgggttcgaatcccacccgactATTATATGCCTGtgactgagtatacagtgctaacacacatcggtgtgtactGGTAAAACCAAGAATGAATATTCGTTATCcctaatgcaaatttaacatctattgactCTGTTTGTGTTTAATTTCCAGGTACAATGGCACGCTAAAGCTCGTATGGCTACTGGGGCAAACTTCTACATTGTGGGTCGCGACCCCGCTGGTATGCCGCACCCGGAGGGTAAACGAGACCTGTATGATCATTCCCATGGTAGAAAGGTATGTACGAATCACAAATGataacaaaaattacataaatCTTGCCCTcttaaattaaaaatacaaaaatgttgcccTCTTGCATTTGTTGCCATCACTGGGGTCAAACAAAAAAAGCGTACCTGTGCATTTACGCCATTCACAAGCCAATGATAGGtcaacctttgacctcagttaGGGTGCTGTTTCAGTTTGTGATCAGATGTAGAACAAAAAGCCACTCCAACAGCTTTGTTTCACTTACTGCATTTCTTtgaaactccttgcctggtgcatgtttccctccatcctaaaGAGGagtatcaattcctacctttagccctctttgatttattttttatcttgAATATTTTCTTTAAGCCCTTTACCAAGAGTAACCTTTAAGACTCGATTGGGCAAACttgcatatatatatatatatatatatatataacaaaaattcaaacaCAAGTCAgcgtgttaaaggaacacgttgccttggatcggtcgagttggtcttttaaaagcgtttgaaaccgtttgttatgaaatgcatatggttagaaagacgttttaaaagtagaatataatgatccacacaagtatcactcaaaattgcacggttttccttttacctcgtcgactaacacggtcggccatttatgggagtcaaatttttgactcccataaatggccgaccgtgttagttcgtgatacttgtgtggatcattatattctacttttaaaacatctttctaaccatatgcatttcataagaaacggtttcaaacactttttttagaccaactcgtccgatccaaggcaacgtgttcctttaaaaaaaaagaaatttcagttGTATCTGTTGTCCGAGTGTGAATTGTAACTCAAAAAAAGAGTGGATGACTTACGTTGGAAACCTCCCCTTAGTTCAAAGTTTTCTTGATGCCTTATTCTTTAGGTGCTGACTATGGCCCCTGGTCTAACCCAGCTAGAGATCATCCCATTCCGTGTCGCTGCCTACAACACCAAGAAGAAGGCCATGGACTTCTTCGATCCAGAGAAGAAGGAAGACTTTGACTTCATCTCGGGGACTCGTATGCGCAAGTTGGCCCGATCAGGTGATATGCCGCCAGACGGTTTCATGGCACCTAAAGCCTGGGAGATTCTCTGCAATTACTACAAGTCGCTGCCATTGAAGTAAAATGGTTATACTGCCCTCTAACTGTTGAGAGAGATGTGTTCAGAGACATCTCTTCTGAAGTGAGAATATTTTCAGAGCCATGATTTTCCatattttttaaaactgttataTGAGACTGTGACACCTGTTGTATTTGAATACTTCAAATGAGGTGAAAGTTGACTTATATCAAGCgtcactgcaaaaacgttgtgTCTAGATTTCGCAAAATTTGTGTGTCACACAAAAATGACAATTTCAATCTCATGCGTATAGAAAGTTCTATTGCGAGAGATGCAACATTCTTGACAATTTCAATCTCATGCATATAGAAAGTGCTATTGCAAGAGGTGCAACATTCTTGACAATTTCAATCTCATGCATATATAGAAAGTGCTATTGCAAGAGGTGCAACATTCTTGCACAGACACATCGATTTGATCTTCTAAATCCAGTAAAAATTTGGAAACTTTTAATTCTCATTTTGGGAAGGAATGTCAAGTCTGAATGAATGGCTTCAGCTGTTGCTATGGCTGTTGATAAGTCCTATACTTTAATGCTGTCATTGCAGCCATTATGCATAGTCATAGTTGAAGTCACTTGATTCAGACTCAACATGATGTATCTGAACAGCTTTTCTTAATAGATGACAAGACTGCCCTCGTGAGGTGACCTTTGATTAGTCTGACCTCACCATTCTTTTTAGAGTCtttcttccatttttaaaagtttaactatttagtttatttatgtacatgtttctTCCATGGATCAACTTCCTCAATATTCATAATTCCAGTTAATGTCATTCCAATGAAATGTCCAAATACTTGACAATGTCCTAATGAAATGCCGAACAAAACCtgatgaattaaaaaaaaaagtgtctaCAAGCTACGTTTTATTTAAAGTGATTGCACCTGAACATTCTTCAACGATAAAGTGGTGGTCATAtaaaaactgaaactgaattgtGGTCGTGGGATGTACGTAGAATAGGGGTACTGTTTAAATGGGAATTGTAGTAAATTCAGAAATTTTAGAAACATGCTGCTTGCTGCTCTTCAAGATGGTTAGTCAGaaaaatattcatatttttgCGTCAGAAAAACATTAGTGAGCAATCACAGCCCACTGGTAAAGAGGGGTTCAAAGGTCGAATCAAGTTTAGTGATGCACTTATTTGTCAATGAGAAATAGAGTCCTTGTGGAAAATGGAACAACAAAttagtatacacataatgaatgtttatgagtgcaatggtgcgaatatgttcatgagttgaaagatggaatgttctattcaatgaggcggagccgagttgaa
This Asterias amurensis chromosome 21, ASM3211899v1 DNA region includes the following protein-coding sequences:
- the LOC139953038 gene encoding bifunctional 3'-phosphoadenosine 5'-phosphosulfate synthase-like isoform X1; protein product: MTEQVAVNNNLLNGKPDPYGIRQKKQHNKAIATNVTEQIHHVSRDKRGQVMGMRGGFRGCTVWFTGLSGAGKTTISFALEEYLCHHGIPAYSLDGDNMRQGLNKNLGFSSEDREENIRRVSEVAKLFADGGVVCLNSFISPNAKDREAAKELHQKGGLPFYEVYVSTTLEVCEARDVKGLYKKARAGIIKGFTGIDQEYQIPQSPDVNLNAGRDSVDQCVEKLIKFLREEGIIPESAVDSVKELFVPEEAQEAAKKEAETLDNVEINKVDMQWVQVLAEGWASPMTGFMREREFLQCQHFNCILDGGAINQSVPIVLSISTEDKDRLADKNAFSLSYEGQRVAILRSPEFYAHHKEERCCRQWGTSNPGHPYIKMVMESGDWLVGGDLEVLDHIRWNDGLDEYRLTPNQLRDKFRKLGADAVFAFQLRNPVHNGHALLMNDTKRRLKERGYKKPTLLLHPLGGWTKQDDVPLPVRMKQHHSILSEGVLDPESTVLAIFPSPMMYAGPTEVQWHAKARMATGANFYIVGRDPAGMPHPEGKRDLYDHSHGRKVLTMAPGLTQLEIIPFRVAAYNTKKKAMDFFDPEKKEDFDFISGTRMRKLARSGDMPPDGFMAPKAWEILCNYYKSLPLK
- the LOC139953038 gene encoding bifunctional 3'-phosphoadenosine 5'-phosphosulfate synthase-like isoform X2, which produces MSFINSRLSSPEHKKQRMENQHNKAIATNVTEQIHHVSRDKRGQVMGMRGGFRGCTVWFTGLSGAGKTTISFALEEYLCHHGIPAYSLDGDNMRQGLNKNLGFSSEDREENIRRVSEVAKLFADGGVVCLNSFISPNAKDREAAKELHQKGGLPFYEVYVSTTLEVCEARDVKGLYKKARAGIIKGFTGIDQEYQIPQSPDVNLNAGRDSVDQCVEKLIKFLREEGIIPESAVDSVKELFVPEEAQEAAKKEAETLDNVEINKVDMQWVQVLAEGWASPMTGFMREREFLQCQHFNCILDGGAINQSVPIVLSISTEDKDRLADKNAFSLSYEGQRVAILRSPEFYAHHKEERCCRQWGTSNPGHPYIKMVMESGDWLVGGDLEVLDHIRWNDGLDEYRLTPNQLRDKFRKLGADAVFAFQLRNPVHNGHALLMNDTKRRLKERGYKKPTLLLHPLGGWTKQDDVPLPVRMKQHHSILSEGVLDPESTVLAIFPSPMMYAGPTEVQWHAKARMATGANFYIVGRDPAGMPHPEGKRDLYDHSHGRKVLTMAPGLTQLEIIPFRVAAYNTKKKAMDFFDPEKKEDFDFISGTRMRKLARSGDMPPDGFMAPKAWEILCNYYKSLPLK